In Lottiidibacillus patelloidae, the genomic window ATCCGGTGTTTCTACTGGATCACCGATAATCGTGTTAACATCAATCATTTGTTTTAAGTTTTCCATGGCTGTCTTCATTAAACCTTCAATTGGATGTTGTTCCATGATGTTTTCCCACCTTTCCAGTATTTTACTACCCTAATGGCTGCGAAAATAGCATGCCCAATTCTGAAGGAAATCATACATTGTAACCTCGTCTGAGATGTTTTCATTTGAAACAGCGGATAGATGGAAACTTCCGGTTTTGTTTGCACCTTTAAGAGGTTGGATAGAAGTCCATATATACTCCCTTTCACACCCCATAATAGCCCAACAGCAATTGCAGTTTGCGAAGCATCACCTGTACCTAAATGGCTATCCCATTGAAACTTTTTTAGTTCCACGTGCTTTAAAAACTTTTTTATAATTTTATTAAAACCAATAACTTTTTGCAGAAATTCCTTTGCTTCTTTTAATTTATTTAATAATTCCGTTGGAGTTAACTTAATATCTTTTTCTTCTTTTTCTTTATCGCTATTTCGCTCTGTTTTTTCTTTCTTGAAAACTAAGGAAGGAGAATTTTCTTCTACTTTCATCAATGGAATATTTACGTTGTAAGAAAGCAATCCATACCAAGCTTTCATTGTAATACCTAAATGATCATTATCTTGTTCGTGTAAATAATAAATACTGATATTTAGTTTTGTTAAGATGATTATTAAAATAAATATAATTAGTGCACTTGCAATCCACAAATACCATGGCATACAGCAATCTCCAACTCCTTTCGTTTCCATTATCAACATCCGGTAAATATAATAAACTTAAAAGATAAGCAAGTTTCTACATGATTTTTTCAAATTGTAATAAAATAACTAAGTACTCGTAGATAGAATCGGAATAATAAGGTAGGTGCATTATGTTAGAAAGAAGAAATATTTACTTCTTTTATAAAGAAGATCCTT contains:
- a CDS encoding DUF2953 domain-containing protein, yielding MPWYLWIASALIIFILIIILTKLNISIYYLHEQDNDHLGITMKAWYGLLSYNVNIPLMKVEENSPSLVFKKEKTERNSDKEKEEKDIKLTPTELLNKLKEAKEFLQKVIGFNKIIKKFLKHVELKKFQWDSHLGTGDASQTAIAVGLLWGVKGSIYGLLSNLLKVQTKPEVSIYPLFQMKTSQTRLQCMISFRIGHAIFAAIRVVKYWKGGKTSWNNIQLKV